A window of Microbispora hainanensis genomic DNA:
GGCCGTCTCGGTCGTGGGCCGTCTCGCGGGGCGTGTGGGTCACGCCGTCGGCCGTACGGGCAGCAGGGCGGGGCGCTTGGCGGTCCGGCCGTCGCCGGACGACCTGCCGAGGAGGCGCCGCACCAGCCACGGGCCGAGGAACGTGCCCGCCCAGCGCACCTCGGCGCCCACGGCCCGCCAGCCGGCCGGATCGATCGGGGGATACAGAGGCAGCGTCCAGCCGTCGTCGCTGCCGGGCAGGCCGAGGGCGTGGGCCACGGCCGCGGCGATGCGCTCGTGGCCGAGCGGACTCGCGTGGAGCCGGTCGGCGCTCCAGAGCCGGGGGTCGGTGGAGACGGCGTGGTCCGCCGTTTCGGCGACCACGACCCCGTGCCGCGCCGCCGCCACCCGGATGCGGTCGTTGAGGTCGAACACCCGCGAGCGGAGCGGCCGGGCGATAGGTGCGATCTTCCCGACGTCCGGGAACGTGAGGGTCGCGACGCGGGCGCCCGCCGTCGTGAGAGCGGCGAACATCGCCTCCAGGTGCCCGGCCACCTCGGCGGCGTCGAAGCGGGGCCTGATCAGGTCGTTGACGCCCGCGACGACGGTGACCAGATGGGGGCGCAGGGCCAGGGCCGGCGCGAGCTGCTCCGCCCGCACCTCCCCGGCGAGCCGCCCGCGCACCGCGAGATTGGCATAGGTGACC
This region includes:
- a CDS encoding SGNH/GDSL hydrolase family protein, with product MPTDERLRYVALGDSQTEGLGDGDPAHPRGWADRLAERLTAVDPEVTYANLAVRGRLAGEVRAEQLAPALALRPHLVTVVAGVNDLIRPRFDAAEVAGHLEAMFAALTTAGARVATLTFPDVGKIAPIARPLRSRVFDLNDRIRVAAARHGVVVAETADHAVSTDPRLWSADRLHASPLGHERIAAAVAHALGLPGSDDGWTLPLYPPIDPAGWRAVGAEVRWAGTFLGPWLVRRLLGRSSGDGRTAKRPALLPVRPTA